The stretch of DNA GAAAAATACAATGAAAATGGAAAGATAATAGCTGAAGTCTATAGAAGATATAACTCAGTTTTTAAAAATAATAATGCTATGGATTTTTCTGATATTTTAGTTAATACAGATAGATTATTAGATATTCCAGATATTCTTGATAAAGTTCAAGATAAATTTAGATATATTATGGTTGATGAATACCAAGATACAAACAATATACAATATAAAATAGTTAATAAAATAGCAAAAAAATATGGAAATATCTGTGTAGTTGGAGATGAAAATCAAAGTATTTATGGATTTAGAGGAGCCAATATTCAAAACATTTTAAATTTTGAAAAAGATTATCCAGATGCTACTGTAGTTAAATTAGAAGAAAACTACCGTTCTACATCTGTTATCCTAGATGCTGCTAACTCAGTTATTAGAAACAACTCTAGTGCAAGGGATAAAAAACTTTGGACTAAAAAAACAGTGGGAGAAAAAATTACTGTTGAGAGATGTGCTGATGGTAGAGAGGAAGCAAGTTTTGTAATTGGTGAAATTATTAAGGGAAAAGCTAAAGGAGCTAAATATAAAGATTTTACAATTCTATATAGAACTAATGCTCAATCAAGAATGTTTGAAGAGAAACTTTTACGTGAAAATATTCCATATAAGATTTTTGGTGGAATGCAATTCTACCAAAGAGCTGAAATCAAAGATATAGTGGCTTATTTGGCTGTTATTAATAATACAACTGATAACCTTAATCTTGCAAGAATTTTAAATGTTCCAAAAAGAAAGATCGGAGATAAAACTTTTGAAAAAATAGAGGAATTCGCTAAAGAGCAAAATCTATCTCTTTTTGAGGCTTTAGGTAAAGCAGATGATATATCTGGACTTAGTGCAAATTTAAAAATAACTATATTAGATTTTTATAAAATGATGAAAGAGTTCATTGAAATCAGTGAGGGAACTCCAGTCTCTGAACTTTTTGATACAATAGTTAGAGAGATAAAATATAGTGACTATCTAATAGCTAACTATGAAGATTATGAAACAAGAAAAGAGAATATAGATGAGTTAAAAAATTCTATTATTGAGTTAGAAAAAGTTATTGAGACACTTACTTTAAGAGAATATCTTGAAAATATATCATTAGTTAGTGCTACAGATAATCTTGAAGATGAAAAGGATTATGTAAAATTGATGACTATACACAACTCCAAAGGATTAGAGTTTCCTACTGTATTTGTTGTAGGAGTAGAAGAGGGCCTATTCCCTAGTAATAGAGCTGACTTTGATAACAACGAACTAGAAGAAGAAAGAAGATTATGTTATGTAGCTATAACTAGAGCTGAAGACAAACTTTATATGACCTATGCTAAAAGTAGAATGATGTTTGGTAATGATGACTGGTATAGAGAGCCTTCAAGATTTTTAAATGAAATTCCTAAAGAATTGATAGAGAAAGCTAATACTATCATTGAATATATCCCTAAAAATGAAAAGGGTAGCTTCATTACAGAAAGAGCCTTCAAAAAAATGATAACAATTGAGGATTTAAATAAGACTGCTCAAAATTTCCCATACTCTATTGGTGAAAAAGTTATGCATAAAAAATTTGGACTTGGGGTAGTAAAATCTGTAAATGATAAGAAAGTTGAAATAAACTTTGTAGATGGAAAAAGAGAGATAGCTATGGCAGTAGCTGAAAAATTTCTTACAAAGTGTTAGGAGGTAGGTATGAAAAGAAAAACTATAGCTAAAGAGATTGAATATATCGGAATTGGACTTCATAAAGGTGAAAATATAAAAATGAGATTACTTCCTAGTGAAAATGGAATAATCTTTAAAAGAGTTGATTTAGAAGAGGGAAAAAATGAGATTACACTAGATATAGCTAATACTTTTGATTTAACTCGTGGTACTAATTTACAGAATGAGTATGGGGCAAAAGTACATACAATAGAACATTTTTTATCTGCTCTTTATGCTTTAGATATCACTGACTTAACAGTTGAGCTAGATGGTAATGAGCTTCCTATCTGTGATGGAAGTGCAAAAATATTTATTGATATTTTTGAAGAAGCTGGATTAAGAGAGTTAGATATGGATATTGAGCCTTTAGTAGTGAAAGAGCCTATTTACTTAACAATAGGAGAAAAAAATATTGTAGCTCTTCCCTATGATGGCTATAAACTGACTTATGCTATAAGATTTGAACACTCATTTTTAAAATCACAACTAGCAGAATTTGAAGTAAATTTAGAAAATTATAAAAAAGAGATTGCTTCTGCAAGGACTTTTGGATTTGATTATGAGATTGAATACTTAAAGAAAAATAATCTTGCTTTAGGTGGAACTCTTGACAATGCTATTGTAGTAAAAAAAGATGGTGTTTTAAACCCAGATGGTCTCAGATTTGAAGATGAGTTTGTAAGACATAAAATGCTTGATATAATAGGTGATTTAAAAATATTAAATAGACCAATAAAAGCACATATCATAGCTATAAAAGCTGGACATGCTTTAGATATAGAGTTTGCAAAATTATTAAAAAACATGTAAAATATAGATAATACTATTTGAGGAGGAAAACAGAATGTTAAATACTTTAGAAATAATGGAAAGAATACCACATAGATATCCATTTTTATTAGTGGATAGAATCATTGAGGTAAATAAAGAGGAGCAAAAAATAAGAGGTCTTAAAAATGTTACTATAAATGAAGAGTTCTTTAATGGACACTTCCCTGGACACCCAATTATGCCAGGAGTATTAATAGTAGAGGGAATGGCTCAATGTTTAGGTGTACTTGTTATGGAAGGACTTGAAGGAAAAGTTCCTTACTTTGTTGGAGTAGAAAGTGCTAAGTTTAAAAGCCCTATAAGACCTGGAGACCAAATAATATATGAAGTTGAAGTAGAAAAAATCAAAAGAAACTTTGTAAAAGCTCATGGAAAAGCTTTAGTAGATGGAAATGTTGCTTGTGAAGCAAGCTTTACTTTCTGTATAGCAGATAAATAAGAGATGGGAGGCAATTATGATAGATATTCATAATACTGCTATAATTGAAGAGGGTGCTATCATAGAAGATGGAGTTAAAATAGGTCCATACTGTATAATTGGTAAGGATGTAAAAATTGGAAAAAATACTACAATTCAATCTCATGTTGTAATAGAGGGTATTACTGAAATTGGAGAAAACAATACTATTTACTCTTTTGCTTCTATTGGAAAAGCATCTCAAGATTTAAAATATAAAGGTGAACCAACTAAAACTATTATTGGAAATAATAATACAATCAGAGAGTTTGTTACTATTCATAGAGGTACTGATCATAGATGGGAAACAAGAATAGGAAATGGAAATCTTATTATGTCTTATGTTCATGTAGCTCATGATGTTATCATAGGAGATGGTTGTATCTTTTCAAATAATGCTACATTAGCTGGACACGTAGTAGTTGATAGTTACGCAATAGTTGGTGGACTAACTCCTGTACACCAATTCTGTAGAATAGGTTCGTATTCTATGACTGGAGGAGCTAGTGCTGTAAACCAAGATATCTGTCCTTTTATACTAGCTGAAGGAAATAAAGCTATTCCTAGAGGACTTAATAGTGTTGGACTTAGAAGAAGAGGTTTTACAGATGAAGAGATAAGCAGACTTAAAAAAGCTTATAAAATAGTTTTTAGAAGTGGATTATCCCTAAAAGATGCCTTAGCACAGATTGAGGCTGAAATAGAACTTGATAAAAATGTATCATACTTTGTAGACTTTATAAAAAATAGTGATAGAGGTATAGCTAGATAATGAAAAAAATAGGTATAATAGTTGGTAATGGAAAATTACCCCTCTATTTTCTTGAAGAGGCTGAAAAACAAAATATAGAAGTTTTTCCCTTAGGACTATTTGATACTATAGATGATAAAATAAAAGCTCATAAAAATTTTATAGCTTTTAATATTGGAGAGGTAGGAAGTATTGTTAAATACTTCCTTCTCAATAGTATTACAGAGATAGTTATGTTGGGAAAGGTAGAAAAAGATATAATATTTAAAAATATAAAATTTGATAGATATGGAGAGGAACTTCTGAAAAGATTACCAGATAGAAAAGATGAAACTCTCCTTTTTGCAGTTATAGCATTTTTTAGATTAAATGGAATAAAGGTTCTTCCTCAAAATCATTTACTAAAAAATTTTATGTTTCAACAGGAGTGTTATACAAATATTAAACCTAGTGAAGAGGATAAAAAGACTATAAAAATAGGTATAGAAGCTGCTAAGGCTCTAAGTGAAGTAGATGCTGGACAAACTGTTGTTTGTAAAGACTCATCTGTTGTTGCATTAGAAGGAATTGAAGGAACTGATAAAACAATAAAAAGAGCTGGAGAGCTTGCTGGTAAAGGTTGTATCATTGTAAAAATGTCTAGACCTCAACAGGATATGAGAGTTGATATACCAGCTGTAGGAATAGAAACAATAAAAAGAGCTATAGAGATAGGAGCTAAAGGAATTGTTGGAGAAGCAGGTAGAATGCTTTTTCTAAATAGAGATGAAGCTATAAAATTAGCAGAAGAAAACTCTCTATTTATCCTTGGAATAAAAGTTTGATAGGAGATTATTATGAAATTTTTTGTATCAACTGGAGAGGTTTCTGGAGACTTACATCTTTCCTACTTAGTAGAAGCTATTAATAAAAAATATAAAGATGTTAAGTTTTATGGAGTTGCAGGTAAACATAGTAAAAGTGCTGGAGTAGAAGTTATCCAAGATATTAATGAACTTGCAATTATGGGATTTACTGAAGTGTTGAAAAAATATAGTTTTCTTAAAAAGAAAGCTAATGAGTATATAGATTTTATAAAAAAAGAGAATATAAAAAAGGTTATTCTTGTTGATTATGGTGGATTTAATTTAAAGTTTTTAGAACTTTTAAAAAAAGAGATACCAAATATTGAAGTTTTTTACTATATTCCTCCTAAATTATGGATTTGGGGAGAAAAAAGAATAAAAAAATTAGTCAAAGCTGACCATATTATGGTTATCTTTCCTTGGGAAGTTGAATTTTATAAAAAACATGGAGTAGATGCAATATATTTTGGTAATCCCTTTGTGGATAAATATATTGTAGAAAAAAGAGAGGAAGAGTATATACTCCTTTTACCTGGAAGTAGAAAACAAGAGATAAAAACTCTTCTTCCAATTATGTTAGAATTAGTTAAAGAGAGTAAAGAAAGTAAGTTCTTACTAAAACTTTCTAGTGAAGAGCATTTAAAGTGGATATCTGAAAATCTATGTGAATATCCTAATCTCTATTTAGAGTTTGAAAAAAAGCTTCCAGAGTGTGTTAAAAACTCCAAAGTTGCAATAGCTGCTTCTGGAACTGTAACTTTAGAGTTAGCTCTTATGGGACTTCCTACAATAGTGATATATAAAACTGGATTTATCAATGCTTTTATCGCTAGACATATTTTAAAAATTGGTTTTGTTTCTCTTCCAAATCTTACTTTGGATAGAGAGGTATTTCCAGAACTTCTACAAGAGAGATGTAATGTAGAGGAGATAAAAAAATATCTTATTAAATTGGATAAAGAGAGAGAAAGAATAGATAGAGATATTCAAGAGGTAAGAGATAAACTTTCAGGAAAAAATGTGGTAGAAAGTTATGGAGACTTTCTTGTAAAAGGAGAGAGATGAAACTAAATATATTTAAAAATAAATCATTAAATACATTCTTAAAATATAGTTTTAAATATAAATGGGCTATGGTTGCAGTAATACTTATGTCCATATTAACTTCAACAATGGGAGCTGTACCAGCATGGCTTAGTAAGTATCTCATTGATGATGTACTTGTAAAAAAAGATCCCAAAATGATGGTTATTGTAATATCAGCTATCTTTTTATCTACAGTTGTAAAGGTGATCTCAGCTTACTATGCTAGTATTTCATCAAACTATGTAACTGAAACAATAAAAAGAGATATCAAAATTGATGTTTTTAATCATCTACAAAAACTTCCTATCTCATATTTTAGAAAAAATAAATTAGGAGATATTATGGCTAGACTTTCTGGAGATTCTTCTACATTGGGAAGAATAGGGTTTATGCTATTTGATATGTTAAAAGAGTTCATCACTGTTGTAGCTCTTATTTTTAGAATGTTTCAAGTTGATTGGTTGTTAGCATTAATATCTTTAACAGTTATGCCACTTATTATTTCAACGGTGAAGAAATATACTAAGAAAATTAGAAAATCTGGTAGAATCAGACAGGATACATCAGGAGCAGTAACTGCTTTTATTCAAGAGAGTTTATCTGGTATTTTTGTAATTAAAGCTTTCAATAATAGTGATATGATTATTGATAGATTCAAAGAGATTAGTATGGATGAATTTCAAAAGTCTTATAAAAGTACAAAGATTAAAGCCAAGGTATCACCTATAAACGAAGTTATAACTACTCTTATGGTAGTTTTAGTAGCTGCTTATGGTGGTTATCAAATCGTTGTTACAAAAACTATGTCTCCTGGAGATTTGATATCCTTTGTAACTGCTATGGGGCTTATGAGCCAACCTTTAAAAAGATTGATTTCTAAAAATAATGATGTACAAGAAGCTATCCCTTCTGCTGATAGAGTTATTGAGATATTAGATATCCCAGTTGAAGTAGATCACTGTGAACCTGAAGAGGAGTTAGGTGGAAAAATACAAAATATTAATTTTAAAAATGTTTCATTTACTTATTCTGATGGTAAAAGTAACGCCTTAAAAAATATAAATTTAGATATTGAAGCTGGAGAAGTTGTTGCCTTTGTTGGAAAGAGTGGAAGTGGAAAAACTACTATTGTAAACCTTATTCCTAGATTTTTTGAAGCTACTGAAGGAAAACTTCTTATAAATGGAAAAGATATTAAGAATATATCTCTTAAAAAATATAGAGATTTAATTGGTATTGTACCTCAAGAAAGCTTCCTTTTCTCTGGAACAATTGCTGAAAATATATCTTTTGGTAAAGAAAATGTAACTATAGATGATATAATAAAAGCTGCTAAAATGGCAAATGCTTATGAATTTATAAAAAATTTACCTGAAGGATTTGAAACAGAAGTGGGAGAGAGAGGAGTTATGCTTTCAGGAGGACAAAGACAAAGAATTGCTATTGCTAGAGCATTGATACAAAATCCTGAAATATTAATCCTTGATGAAGCCACTTCAGCACTGGATACCGAATCAGAAAGATTGGTGCAAGATGCTCTTGATAGATTAATGGTTAATAGAACTACTTTTGTAATAGCTCACAGACTTTCTACTATCATTAATGCTGATAAGATTGTTGTTATGGAAAATGGTAAAATAAAAGAGGTTGGAAGACACCAAGAGCTATTGGATAAAAATGGTCTATATAAACATTTTTATGATATCCAATTTGGAAAAGAAGTAAAACAAAGAGATGAAATGAAGATATAGGAGAGATGTATGAATATGATAAAAGAGATGATAATAGAAGCTGATATGAGGACAAGAAAACTTAGAGAAGATGGTAGAGATGTTGATGAACTTAGAGTTTTAAAAGCTACTAAAGATTTTAACCTATATGCTGAGGGATCTGTACTTATGGAATGTGGAAATACTAAAGTAATATGTACTGCTACTGTCAGTGATAAAGTTCCTCCTTTCTTAAAAAATCAAGGTAAAGGTTGGCTTACAGCTGAGTACTCTATGATACCTAGAGCAACTGGTGAAAGAAACCAAAGAGAATCTGCCAAGGGAAAATTAACTGGTAGAACTATGGAGATTCAAAGATTAATAGGAAGAACTTTAAGAACAGCTGTAGATTTAGAAAAACTAGGTGAAAGAACTATCACTATCGACTGTGATGTTATTCAAGCTGATGGTGGAACTAGAACTACTTCTATAACTGGTGGATTTATTGCCCTTGCCCTTGCTATGAAAAAACTTGTAGCTGATGGAGTGTTAGCAGAAAATCCAATCATCTCTAATGTTGCTGCTATAAGTGTTGGAATTGTAAATGGTACTCCTGTATTAGACCTTAAGTATACTGAAGATTCTGCTGCTGAAGTTGATATGAATGTTGTAATGAATGGTGAAGGAAAATTTGTTGAAGTACAGGGGACTGGTGAAGAAGCAACTTATACTAGAAAAGAGTTAAACGATATGCTCGATTTAGCTGAAAAAGGACTAAAAGAGATAATGGAGCTACAAAATAGAATAATTGAGGGATAATAGGAGTGGATACTATGAAAATATTTTTAGCTACTGGAAATAAACATAAAATTGATGAAATTAAAGCTATATTTAGTAATATTGAGAATGTAGAGATACTTTCTATAAAAGATGGAATTGAGATTCCAGAAGTTATAGAAGATGGTGAAACTTTTGAAGCTAACTCAGCTAAAAAAGCCTTAGAGATAGCAAAATTTACTGGAATGATAACTATAGCTGATGATTCTGGACTATGTGTAGATGCTCTTAATGGAGCTCCTGGGGTATATTCAGCTAGATACTCTGGAGAAAATGCTACTGATGAATCAAACAACGCTAAACTTATGGAAGTAATGAAAGATGAACCTAATAGAAAATGTCACTTTGTAAGTGTAATTACTCTTGGTAAGCCAGATGGAAGGGTATATTCTTTTAGAGGGGAGATTGAAGGAGAGTTGCTATATGAACCAAAAGGTAAAGATGGATTTGGTTATGACCCATATTTTTATGTAGCTGAGTATAAAAAATCTCTAGCTGAAATGCCAGAAATTAAAAATAAGATAAGTCATAGAGCTAATGCTTTAAAAAAATTAGAAAAAGAGTTAGCTAAAATTTTAGCGGAATAGTTACAATCTTTGTAACTACTCCGCTATTAATTTTTATTAATGGATAATTTTTTTTTAAAATAAAATACTCATGAATACTTATAAATAACTGAATAAACTCAGATATTTATATTATTATTGCTCATTTAATTAAATTTTCTAAAGCTAAATTAAGTTCTAATACATTTATTATTCCATTTTTCTCCATTTTTTTAACTAGATTAATAACCTCTTCTTTTGTAATTCTATTTACTCTAGCCACTCTTTCAACTTGAATTAAGGCTCCCTGTGTAGTAATATGTGGATCAAGTCCAGAGGCTGAAGCTGTAACCATATCTACTGGAATATCTTTTATTTCAATACTTGGATTTTCAGATAATATCTTCTCTATTCTTTCCTTTATATTTTTATTATATTCCAAATTGCTTCCTCCTAAATTACTTCCACCAGAACTTGGGATCATTTGAGCTTCTTTCAATGTTGAATATGTATTATAGTTCAAAATTGAAGCTCTTCCATGGAAATATTTATCACTTTCAAAATTTTGACCTATATATTTACTTCCTATCCCTTCTCCATTTTTTAAAATAATACTTCCATTTGCACTTTCATGGAAAAATACTTGAGCAAAACCATTTATCATATAGGTATAAATAGTTGTTATTAAAAATAATACTAATGTTATAAGTATCCCTTTTTTTAAATTTTCCATCTATATTTCCTCCTATTCTATACTCCTAGAACTCTTAATATTGGAGTAATAATTATATCTATTAATTTAATTCCTATAAATGGAGCTATTAATCCACCAATTCCATAAATAGCTAGATTTTTAAGCAACATTAATTCTGCCTTCATAGGTTTATATGCTACTCCTCTTAAGGCGATTGGTACAAGTAATGGAATTATGATAGCATTAAATATCAAAGTTGATATAATAGCAGTTGTTGGTGATGATAGTTTCATAATATTTAAAATCTCCATTTGAGGAATAGCAATTATAAATATTGCTGGTATTATTGCAAAATATTTTGCAATATCATTAGCTATACTAAATGTTGTTAAAGCTCCACGAGTTATTAAAAGTTGTTTTCCAATCTCTACAACCTCTAAAATTTTAGTTGGGTCTGAATCTAAGTCTACCATATTAGCTGCTTCTTTAGCTGCTATTGTTCCACTATTCATAGCTATTCCTACATCAGCTTGGGCTAAAGCTGGAGCATCATCTGTTCCATCTCCAGTCATAGCTACAAGTTTTCCTTGTTCCTGCTCCCTTCTAATTACTTCTATCTTATTTTCTGGTGTACATTCAGCAACAAATTCATCAATTCCAGCCTCTTTAGCTATTGTTTCAGCTGTAAGAGCATTATCTCCTGTACACATTATAGTTTTTATTCCCATTCTTCTTATATTATCAAATCTCTCTTTTAATCCTGGTTTTACTGTATCCTTTAAATAGATAACTCCTAAAACTCTATTATCCACAGCTAAAACTAATGGTGTTCCTCCTAACCTAGAAACTCTATCTACTTTTTCATCTAAATCTCTTGGTATTACACCATTTTCATTTTCTACAAATTTTTTAATTGATGAACCAGAACCTTTTCTAATCTTTCTTCCATCTTCTAAATTAACTCCACTTGTTTTTGTTTGAGCAGAAAACTCTAAAAATTCTGCTTTTGTATATTTACTTTCATCTGCAATATACCCTAATCTCTTTCCTAATTCAACTATTGAACGTCCTTCAGGAGTTAAATCTTTTAAAGATGAAATAACTGAGTACTCCATTATTTCCTCAGAAGTTACTCCTTCCACTGGAATAAATTCACTCGCCAATCTATTTCCAAATGTAACTGTCCCTGTTTTATCCAAAATTATAGTATTAATATCTCCACAATTTTCAACAGCTTTTCCAGACATAGCAATCACATTAAACTTATTAACTCTATCCATTCCTGCTATTCCTATTGCTGAAAGTAGACCTCCTATTGTTGTAGGTATTAAACACACAAGTAAAGCAATTAAAGTAGAAAGTGGAAGATGTATACCAACATAAAGCCCCATTGGAAGTAAAGTAACTATAACAACTAAAAAAATCAATGTCAAGCCAACTAATAAAGTATTTAACGCAATCTCATTTGGAGTTTTCTTTCTCTCTGCTCCCTCTACTAAGTTAATCATCTTATCTAAAAATGATTCTCCAGCTGAAACAGATATCTCTATTTTTATCTTATCACTTACTACACGTGTTCCTCCAGTTACTGCTGAAAAATCTCCTCCAGCCTCTTTAACAACTGGTGCTGATTCACCTGTTATTGCCGACTCATCTACTGAAGCTATTCCCTCTATTACAACCCCGTCATTTGGAATTATCTCTCCAGTATTTACAATTACAATATCACCTTTCTTTAATGAGCTTGCGTCAACTTGAACAGTTGTTCCATCTTCTTTCAACAGATTTGCAACTGTACTCTTTCTTGTTTTCTTTAAACTGTCTGCTTGTGCTTTTCCTCTTCCCTCAGCTATTGCTTCGGCAAAATTAGCAAAAAGAACTGTTACAAATAATATTAAACAAATTATTATATTGAATAATCTTAAATTTGCTTCTTTCTCACTAAAAATATCAGGTTTTATACTTAAAAGAAGTGTTAAGAAAAAACCTACTTCAACTATAAAAATAACTGGATTCTTCATAAGAATTTTGGGATTTAATTTTCTAAAAGCTTCTATAAATGCCTGCTTTAAAATAGTACTATCTATACTTTTTGATTTTTGTTTACTCATAATTTAATTACCTCCAAATACTTAAGTGCTCTGCAATAGGTCCTAATGCTAAAGCTGGTAAAAATGTAAGAGCACCTATTGTTAATATTATAAATATTAACACCAATGAAAATATTATATTATCTGTTCTGAAACTTGTCTCAGTTGTAGGTACAACTTTTTTCTTATAAAAAGAGTATCCAACGATTGTCATTAATACCATATTTACATATCTTCCTAAGAGAATAACTATTCCTGTCATAATATTCCAAAAAGAAGTATTATCTTTTAACCCTTCAAATCCAGAACCATTGTTAGCTGCACTTGATACATATTCATACAATACCTGAGTTATTCCGTGAAAACCTGCAGTTGATATCCCCTCATATCCATATCTCACCATCAATGATATCGCACTTGGTAATAATATAATTAATGGATGTAATAGTATTAAAAATGTTATAATTTGAATCTCTTTAGCCTCAACTTTTTTACCAAAAAATTCTGGAGTTCTTCCTACCATTAGTCCACATAAAAATACTCCTAAAATCATATACATTAGTATATTTATAAATCCAACTCCCTTACCACCGAAAATACAGTTAAGCATCATATTTCCTAGTGCAAACATACCGGCTAATGGTGTAAGTGAATCATGCATATTATTTATGCTTCCTGTTGTAAATGAAGTTGTTATATTAGTAAATAGTGTAGAAGCAAATAATCCAAACCTTACTTCTTTTCCCTCCATATTTATTCCTGATATCCCTAATTCTTTTAAAATTGGTGTTCCTTGTTTTTCAAAATGATATATCATAAAGAATGATAATATAAATAAAATAAATACAGAGATAAAAATATACCAACCTTGCTTTTTATTTTTAGCTACAATTCCAAAAGCTATTATTGTTGCCCCTGGAAATACCATCATAGATAACATCTCTATATAGTTAGACCATATTGAAATATTTTCAAATGGATGAGCAGAGTTAGCTGTGAATAATCCTCCTCCATTATTTCCTAAATGCTTTATTGCTTGCCATGCTGCTACAGGTCCTAAAGCTATGGCTTGATATTTTCCTTCTAAAGTTCTTACTATTACTTGATTATCAAATGTTTGAGGTAAGCCACAAATTACTAAAAGTATTGCCACTACTAATGAGATAGGAAGTAATAATCTTATAACCACCTTCACTAAATCCTCATAAAAGTTACCAAGCTTAATTCCCATAATTCCTCTTATTACAGCCATACAAATTACCATCCCAGTTGCTGCTGAGGTAAACATAAGGTTTATCAATATCAATCTTGAAATAGTACTATTTAAGACCTCGCCAGAATAGTGTTGTAAATTTGTATTTGTTATAAAACTTATTGCTGTGTTAAAAGCTAGAGACAGAGAATCACCTTGTATATATAAAATTATATATGTAAAGATAAACATAATAAAATTAACACTTAAAAATGATACAATATAGCTCTTCAGTCCCATATTTTCATTTTTACATTTTAATAATTTAAAAATTGGAACCTCTATAGTTGTAAATAATCTTTCTCCTAATGTTTTTTCATGTGCTATTAGCTTAGATAGATACTTTCCGATTGGAACTATTAAAATAATGAACGCACATAAAAAAAGTATTAAACTTAATAAATTCATAATAAAATTTCCTCCTTAAAATTTATCTGGATTGAATAGTGCATAAATTAAATAAATAAAAAGTAAAAATACAATAATTCCTAAAATTAACATTTCTCCCTCCTAAATTATT from Candidatus Fusobacterium pullicola encodes:
- the lpxC gene encoding UDP-3-O-acyl-N-acetylglucosamine deacetylase; translation: MKRKTIAKEIEYIGIGLHKGENIKMRLLPSENGIIFKRVDLEEGKNEITLDIANTFDLTRGTNLQNEYGAKVHTIEHFLSALYALDITDLTVELDGNELPICDGSAKIFIDIFEEAGLRELDMDIEPLVVKEPIYLTIGEKNIVALPYDGYKLTYAIRFEHSFLKSQLAEFEVNLENYKKEIASARTFGFDYEIEYLKKNNLALGGTLDNAIVVKKDGVLNPDGLRFEDEFVRHKMLDIIGDLKILNRPIKAHIIAIKAGHALDIEFAKLLKNM
- the lpxB gene encoding lipid-A-disaccharide synthase, encoding MKFFVSTGEVSGDLHLSYLVEAINKKYKDVKFYGVAGKHSKSAGVEVIQDINELAIMGFTEVLKKYSFLKKKANEYIDFIKKENIKKVILVDYGGFNLKFLELLKKEIPNIEVFYYIPPKLWIWGEKRIKKLVKADHIMVIFPWEVEFYKKHGVDAIYFGNPFVDKYIVEKREEEYILLLPGSRKQEIKTLLPIMLELVKESKESKFLLKLSSEEHLKWISENLCEYPNLYLEFEKKLPECVKNSKVAIAASGTVTLELALMGLPTIVIYKTGFINAFIARHILKIGFVSLPNLTLDREVFPELLQERCNVEEIKKYLIKLDKERERIDRDIQEVRDKLSGKNVVESYGDFLVKGER
- the lpxI gene encoding UDP-2,3-diacylglucosamine diphosphatase LpxI (LpxI, functionally equivalent to LpxH, replaces it in LPS biosynthesis in a minority of bacteria.); this translates as MKKIGIIVGNGKLPLYFLEEAEKQNIEVFPLGLFDTIDDKIKAHKNFIAFNIGEVGSIVKYFLLNSITEIVMLGKVEKDIIFKNIKFDRYGEELLKRLPDRKDETLLFAVIAFFRLNGIKVLPQNHLLKNFMFQQECYTNIKPSEEDKKTIKIGIEAAKALSEVDAGQTVVCKDSSVVALEGIEGTDKTIKRAGELAGKGCIIVKMSRPQQDMRVDIPAVGIETIKRAIEIGAKGIVGEAGRMLFLNRDEAIKLAEENSLFILGIKV
- the fabZ gene encoding 3-hydroxyacyl-ACP dehydratase FabZ, whose protein sequence is MLNTLEIMERIPHRYPFLLVDRIIEVNKEEQKIRGLKNVTINEEFFNGHFPGHPIMPGVLIVEGMAQCLGVLVMEGLEGKVPYFVGVESAKFKSPIRPGDQIIYEVEVEKIKRNFVKAHGKALVDGNVACEASFTFCIADK
- a CDS encoding UvrD-helicase domain-containing protein is translated as MSILDKLNDKQREAASKIDGALLILAGAGSGKTRTITYRIAHMVEEIGISPYKILAVTFTNKAAREMKERVESLIGEDAKRVMVSTFHSFGLRLLRVYGDRLGYGANFTIYDTDDQKRVVKNIMKELVIKDKNLKEGIIASIISKLKEESISPDEYETTEKYNENGKIIAEVYRRYNSVFKNNNAMDFSDILVNTDRLLDIPDILDKVQDKFRYIMVDEYQDTNNIQYKIVNKIAKKYGNICVVGDENQSIYGFRGANIQNILNFEKDYPDATVVKLEENYRSTSVILDAANSVIRNNSSARDKKLWTKKTVGEKITVERCADGREEASFVIGEIIKGKAKGAKYKDFTILYRTNAQSRMFEEKLLRENIPYKIFGGMQFYQRAEIKDIVAYLAVINNTTDNLNLARILNVPKRKIGDKTFEKIEEFAKEQNLSLFEALGKADDISGLSANLKITILDFYKMMKEFIEISEGTPVSELFDTIVREIKYSDYLIANYEDYETRKENIDELKNSIIELEKVIETLTLREYLENISLVSATDNLEDEKDYVKLMTIHNSKGLEFPTVFVVGVEEGLFPSNRADFDNNELEEERRLCYVAITRAEDKLYMTYAKSRMMFGNDDWYREPSRFLNEIPKELIEKANTIIEYIPKNEKGSFITERAFKKMITIEDLNKTAQNFPYSIGEKVMHKKFGLGVVKSVNDKKVEINFVDGKREIAMAVAEKFLTKC
- the lpxA gene encoding acyl-ACP--UDP-N-acetylglucosamine O-acyltransferase, whose protein sequence is MIDIHNTAIIEEGAIIEDGVKIGPYCIIGKDVKIGKNTTIQSHVVIEGITEIGENNTIYSFASIGKASQDLKYKGEPTKTIIGNNNTIREFVTIHRGTDHRWETRIGNGNLIMSYVHVAHDVIIGDGCIFSNNATLAGHVVVDSYAIVGGLTPVHQFCRIGSYSMTGGASAVNQDICPFILAEGNKAIPRGLNSVGLRRRGFTDEEISRLKKAYKIVFRSGLSLKDALAQIEAEIELDKNVSYFVDFIKNSDRGIAR